The stretch of DNA AACTAGCACCGAATTCAGacgactgaaaataaaaccaaatattCCGATTTCAACCACCAGGAGTCGCTAGTAGTAGTAGTGACAAATCCAGCGAATTACTCAAAATTTAAGAGATTTTCTCATAAACCcattcaatcaaaaaaaagcaaattagaaaaatattcactGAAGCTAAAATGCGTTTAAATACCTGAAACAGAGCCTGTCTGACAGGGGGCGCTGTTTGTCTGACGGGTGATGTCTCTTCCAACAATCGAGGACTTCCTTGTTGCGCGATAATGGAATAATTCGGCGACGAATCTAACAACGCAGCAGCCGGGTTACCATGGTAACAATCACTAGAGAAACTATTGTTATGCACAGCCGATGAGAACGGATTGTTTTGTTTGTCGGGAGTCGACGCGATGAAATCATTCGCTCCGATTCGTGATAACTGTTGAGTTACTCCTAATAATCCATCGGGTTCGACCGTTATTATCACCCAAATCACCTCTAcaatatatcatcatcattattattattattattatcataattctattattatgaatataaatgatataatgttattgatattcatatacagtccacccccgatataccacgGGCCCAtatcggtgcagaacgattttggcggtatatcgggtgTGCTTTtctatgtatttatatagagATGAACATTGAGTAGACCTGGCAgtaggcgggggtggcggtaAATGGACGGGCGGTTCATCGGGGGGTTCACTATTCTAAAGCATCATGTATCTACAAGTATTGCACCTTGCACACAAAGCACGTGGTCACACAGCGCCTTAGTAATTACAGCCCAAGGCTTGTACTGTGTCCCTCATCTTGTAAAAAAGTATGTAAACTCCTTTATTGTACAATCATCTTAGATGATATAATGatcaaaattatatatatatatatataattcataggTAACTAGGTAACTGTAACAATTACATCTAATCTGACCGAGAGGACGGACACTACAAACAGGATGGTTAACACTACAGACCGGTTTGTCGTATATTCTTACCTCCGAAATACTGACCGATAGCCGTACTCATTCTCCATTGACCTTGATAAATACCAGGAGTAACCGGACTGGTCATACTGATACAAACATCGACTGTATCTAAAGGTTTAATACTATCTACCATGTGTTGTGTTTGTGTTCCAAGTAAATCTCCCTGTAGGAATTTCAGTGACACGCCCGGTGGCCATTCTTCATCTCCTGAAATatacttttattttcaaacgtcTGATATTTGATGCAGGGATCCAATTCCACGAAATgtggattcagaactgtggaactgggtccagaactgtggaactgggtccagaactgtggaactggttccagaactgtggaacagggtccagaactgtggaactggatccagaactgtggagcaGGGtcgagaactgtggaattgagtccagaactgtggaactgagtccagaacagTGTAACAGGGTCCAGTGAATAACTAGGTAACTGTTACTAGGCAACTGTAACTAGGTAACTGTTAGTCTGTGTGACAAGGCGTTGGCGGCGGACTCTAACCTGAATTCTGTATCCTCCATGTTTTAGTGAACTGTGTATTTGGAGGCACTGATTCACCCTCCCCGATTGTTATATCGTTGATTAGTCTCATGTTCGGCAGTTTATCTTGTTTTGGTTGTTCGAAGTCGAAGTAAGCGCAGACAGCAGCTTGTAGGTTCCTGTAAAATCAACAAACATTGCACCAGCTGGCAGCTTACAAATATAGCTTCAACAGCTTCTGATTTTAACTGAGATAGAACTAAGGCCAAAGCGCTTTACGATCAGTTTGCGATTTTTACAGGACTGGTATGGTTAAATTAAACCGAAGTTCACTAGAGGTGGCGCTATTTTGTTTAGTAGCTGCCGTAGGCGCAGCCGCAGTCTGTATTTATACGAGTTGATATGAAATTATGAGTTAAGAATTGGGTAAGAATCTCTTAccaattattcatttcaagAAAGAAAGCGCAGCTACCAGTTCCCAGCTGATAACCGAGTAGTTTCTGAAACTGTCCAATCAGAACATCTTTATCAGTGGTTCCCATTCTACTGAACTGCTGTAATAATTGTGAATCGATATCGTTATTATCCACATccattgtttgtttgtttatcaatgttttattgaattgTTATCGAACGTTTAACACGATTAAAATCAATCACAAACATCAATTCCGTCATCATTACTCCTCTACTACACAACGAcatattgatgacgtcataaggAGGAGCCGGTTGCCACTAAAAATAGGAGGTAATCCTCACGTCCGGTCCATGAGTCCGATTCCGAATGGTCAcgtgacctagggttagggttagtacGGGCCAAATAGAGATTCTGACTGGGTCTCATCAcgtgacctagggttagggttagtacGGGCCAACCAGGGATTCTGACTGGATCTTATCAcgtgacctagggttagggttagtacGGGCCAAATAGAGATTCTGGCTGGGTCTCATCAcgtgacctagggttagggttagtacGGTCCAAATAGAGATTCTGGCTGGATCTCATCAcgtgacctagggttagggttagtacGGGCCTAATAGAGATTCTGGCTGGGTCTCATCAcgtgacctagggttagggttagtacGGGCCAAATAGAGATTCTGGCTGGGTCTCATCAcgtgacctagggttagggttagtacGGGCCAACCAGGAATTCTGACTGGATCTTATCAcgtgacctagggttagggtttgtACGGGCCAAATAGAGATTCTGGCTGGGATCATCACGTGACCTGGGGTTAGGGTTAGTACGGGCCAACCAGGAATTCTGACTGGGATCATCAcgtgacctagggttagggttagtacGGGACAAATAGAGATTCTGGCTGGGTCTCATCAcgtgacctagggttagggttagtacGGGACAAATAGAGATTCTGGCTGGGTCTCATCAcgtgacctagggttagggttagtacGGGCCAAATAGAGATTCTGGCTGGGTTTAATCAcgtgacctagggttagggtaagtaCGGGCCAACCAGAGATTTTGATCATTCAATGATCACGTGGCTATGTTCTTGGTACTCTGTGATCTGGTGATGGTCCAATCAAATAGCCTAAATGACAATCAGAGAGCGCGCTATTCACGTGTGTAGAGTGTTTATGTAACCCttattagataataaaatgtCTTCAAAACGTTATTTAACTCGCCGTCAAATCACTGCTCAACAAACAACGGTAATTATTTTGTGGAAGAATCGACAAACGAACTGAGATTTCGCTTTGGAATTATCAGTTACATTGAGATTAAGCAGGGCCTCTGTCTCTCTCTGACACAAAAGTTTTCGACAGTCAGTAGATTTGTTAGCCGCTCGGTCGGTCGCCGATGACTTCGTATAGGCCTAGCCCTATATGTGAAATGTGATTTTCTCAGATTTCTTGCGTTAACTGCCAATTTTTGTAGTGAGTCCAACTTCAAACTCGGGCCCTTCTTTCTATGGGACAAGGCTTTAATCTAAGTTGATTTGTTAACCTACATGCCAGGTGACTGACAGAGACCTCTTTCTCTCTGTGCTGAAATTAATTGTGATACTCAATAAATTTCTaggaagttgaaaatgaaatgaaagtaGAAGTAAGAAGAAGTTTACGACGACTCAGATCGCGGCCGCGTAGTGAGGAGCGACGTACAACAATTAGAAACACGGCAGAACGACAGACTAAACGTGAACAGACGACACGGAAAAAGAGGAAACggaacgatgatgatgatgtcgaTGATGAAGAAGAGGACAATGAGATTCCAGTATCTAAGAGACCTATTACTCAACTACACAGTAATAAACGGCTTGTTAAGGTTTGTAGCCCGTAAACACTTCCTCCAGCCCCATTTCCTCTcaccccctccctctctcactcCCCCTCTCTTCCCCTCCAGTCCCAccacctctccccctcccgcccctctcactccccctctccctccatcTTATAAAAGTAATAACTGATCTATATTTCAGCCACAAGAGAAACATAGTAAAGAGGAAAAAACTTCAAATGTAAACAGTTCAAGTGAATCTGAATCAGACTCTGATTCTGATTCAGAGGTAAGTAGCGACCAAGTGCGCAGGATCTCAACTGCAGCAGCCAGCCCCCtcgacccagtttcacaaaaaagttaaactcaaatttttggtgtaattgccattatTGGTgacttcatattttcaatgaggacaacaattcaaactttaccgttttaggcttaaactttttcttgAAACTTTAACAGGTCCCAGGGGTATGGTAGTATCACGATAGCAGGAACCCGGCCACCCAGTATAGTATAACATTGATGAAGTGTATGTTTAAACTGTAGGTTGATGATGGAATCTCAGAATATGAGAAAATAAGAATCTCAAACATGAAAGAAAATGCTGCATTTCTATTAAACTCGGGATTTTCAGAGGTTAGTAACTGTTTTCACCAGCAGGGGGCGCATCTTCAAAGTGTGGGTGCCAAACAGTAGCCAAACAGCCATTGAAATTGAGATGCAGTAATTGATAGGGCAAATTCATTAGAAGGTCAGGGACCGGGGCGTTATAGGGTCAGGATCCAGGTATTATAGTGTCACTCACTGGTCAGGACCCGTTATAAGATTCtgaaatctttctatttcaggcAAAAGATTTATTCATGAAATCAGTGATTGACAAGAAACCCAAAATAGCCAGGCCGCGACCAAAACCGTAAATAAATTCATCCATTCCCTGAAATGCAGATTCATTGATTAGACACGTCACATTGTGTGGCGGTAAAATTGattgttatattttacagtaGGAAGGAAGTTTTACCTCTGAGACAAAGGAGTCAGAGATTACAGAATAAAGATCCAGATGGCGCTCAAACCATCACGTTCAGTGAACCAGTAGTTGAGTCTATGGTAAGTGAATCAATCTCCCGGGAAGGCAAGGTGGCGTTGCAGTTGGACACCAATTGTCAGTGTTTCTGATGATGTTTGATTGTTTCGTTGTAGCCAAGGAAACCATCCGGTAAATTGAATATACGCGACAATTTAGACGATGATTTGAACAAAGAGGAATTTCTGGAGCGACTTCAAACGGTGACGAAATCTGAAACTTCTCAAACAATTCCTCAAGAGACACAGAGGTAAATATGAGAATTCATCTGATTGGTTTCAATGggattttaaatcaatttaaaccAATCAGATTCACTGACACATACCGCACTTAATCATGTATTATTGAATCTGATTGGTTTATCTATTGTATCTAGTTTGTATCATTGAATCTGATTGGTTTATCCATTGTATCATTGAAtctgattggtttattaatcTCTGTGTTTTTAGTTTGATTCCTGCTCTGAAGAGAATGAATCTGAAAGATGTCGTTAAAACGATTCCGAATCGTGTTTTCTCATTAGCGATTCACCCGAGTGAAGACAATATTCTCGTCGCCGCCGGTGATAAATGGGGTCAAATCGGATTGTTGAATTTCGTAAGTTCATTCACAATGCGTCggtatgaaaaaaatgtcctCTTCATAAGAAACGgtcctcactgaggatatcttataattcaatcagggaatttgtagTCAAGGATCGGGGGAATATCGGGCGACTTGAGCTTGCTCTGATCTGATATCGGGAATCAGTAGCTGATAATAATGTTTACGTTGTCACTTGTAGGATGAATCTGATAGAAGCAAACATATCGTAGATAGTTATGAAACTCACATACGACCAGTGAATTGTTTACGGTTTACAATGGATCGTTTGTATTCGTGTAGCTACGATGGAAGTTTACGTAGCTGTGATTTAAAAACTGCAGTTTCTGACGAGGTAAGAACGGAAGGAAACCCTCCTGCGGCAATATTTATTAAACCTTGATAAAGAGATGTCTTGTATCCAGGACCCGGTTCTAGGTGTTCTctgtttaaatcagttcattttcctaGTATTTTTTAAACCCAAAACATCAAATAAACCTCAAAACTGTGTAACATGAAATGTATGTAAGAAATACtgattatgatgattatgTTTATCTCTGATGTTTATCTCTGATGTTTATCTCTGATGTTTATCTCTGATGTTTATCTCTGTTGTAGCTGTATAGAACGTCTGATGACGACGAAGAACGCTgtatttcgtttgatttctACGATCAACAAACGACTGTGATTGTTGCGCTAAGCGACGGTCAGATAGTCGGTGTTGATAGACGAGCTCCTGCTGATGGTAACCGGGCGGAGTTTAGTTATCAGCTTCACGATCGAGTTATTAAATCAATCAGCGTTCATCCTGTAGACACTCATTATATATCTACTTGTACAAATAACGggtaaatttatttatttattattcatcaaataactcaattcagttccacagttctctgATTCAGTgtcctggactcagttccacagttctggactcagttccacagttctctgATTCAGTgtcctggactcagttctacagttctggactcagttccacagttctctgATTCAGTgtcctggactcagttccacagttctggacccagttccacagttctggattcagttccacagttctgtactCAGTTCCGCAATTTCCTggttcagttccacaattctgtacctagttccacagttctggagtcagttccacagttctggactcagttccacaatttcttggttcagttccacagttctggaccacAATTCTTTGGTTCAGTTCTCTGGTTGTGTTTGACTATATTAGACTtcataaaatcagttcattttcaatcatttatttGTGAGAGAAATGTTAGTAAAATCCGTTGCTGAGATATTTATCTTGTTGATGCTGATAGATGTGTATATTTTGTAGGATTGTTTCGTTGTGGGATCTTCGTAAAATTAACAAAAAGAAACCGAAAAGTATCGAGAATTTGATGCACGTTAAATCGTTGAATTCAGTCGGGTTTTCCCCAGTTACCGGTAATAAACTTGTTACTGTTTCTATGGATGATCGAATACGTGTGTTTAATACAACTGTTTTATCACATGTTTCtcaacaaccacaaactatcatcAAGTAAGTTGTGCGTTTAAACTATAACACAACCTGTCACAATCTGCGTGCTCTCTCAGCCTGCAGTCTACAGCCTGCATCTCCACAGCCTGCAGTCTACAGCCTGCACCTCCTCAGCCTTCAGTCTGCACCCAACAATCACTGATTGTTGATACATGTAGCCTACTAAATCATCATAACTTTTCCAATTTTTGATCGTCCACTTTTAAAATGAACTTCACCTGAGGCATTCTTCATGTTCTTTcagttgatttatatatatttcagacaTGATTGTCACGTAGGTCGATGGTTGACCGGTTTCCGAGCGTCCTGGCACCCTGCCAGCGATGATGTGTTTGTGATGGGTTCTATGAATCGACCGCGAGAGGTAAGAAAAACTCATTAATCTGATAA from Tubulanus polymorphus chromosome 11, tnTubPoly1.2, whole genome shotgun sequence encodes:
- the LOC141912568 gene encoding protein ILRUN-like, producing MDVDNNDIDSQLLQQFSRMGTTDKDVLIGQFQKLLGYQLGTGSCAFFLEMNNWNLQAAVCAYFDFEQPKQDKLPNMRLINDITIGEGESVPPNTQFTKTWRIQNSGDEEWPPGVSLKFLQGDLLGTQTQHMVDSIKPLDTVDVCISMTSPVTPGIYQGQWRMSTAIGQYFGEVIWVIITVEPDGLLGVTQQLSRIGANDFIASTPDKQNNPFSSAVHNNSFSSDCYHGNPAAALLDSSPNYSIIAQQGSPRLLEETSPVRQTAPPVRQALFQSSEFGASSPPHNNGDYDDEGMVT
- the LOC141913055 gene encoding WD repeat-containing protein 76-like; this translates as MSSKRYLTRRQITAQQTTEVENEMKVEVRRSLRRLRSRPRSEERRTTIRNTAERQTKREQTTRKKRKRNDDDDVDDEEEDNEIPVSKRPITQLHSNKRLVKPQEKHSKEEKTSNVNSSSESESDSDSDSEVDDGISEYEKIRISNMKENAAFLLNSGFSEAKDLFMKSVIDKKPKIARPRPKPRKEVLPLRQRSQRLQNKDPDGAQTITFSEPVVESMPRKPSGKLNIRDNLDDDLNKEEFLERLQTVTKSETSQTIPQETQSLIPALKRMNLKDVVKTIPNRVFSLAIHPSEDNILVAAGDKWGQIGLLNFDESDRSKHIVDSYETHIRPVNCLRFTMDRLYSCSYDGSLRSCDLKTAVSDELYRTSDDDEERCISFDFYDQQTTVIVALSDGQIVGVDRRAPADGNRAEFSYQLHDRVIKSISVHPVDTHYISTCTNNGIVSLWDLRKINKKKPKSIENLMHVKSLNSVGFSPVTGNKLVTVSMDDRIRVFNTTVLSHVSQQPQTIIKHDCHVGRWLTGFRASWHPASDDVFVMGSMNRPREIVLYSSHTGEILHRYRDSELASVNSLNVFHPTRNILIGGNSSGRIHVFT